One genomic segment of Rubripirellula tenax includes these proteins:
- a CDS encoding ABC transporter ATP-binding protein, with translation MNQSSVLSARSIYKSYHKDKIEVPVLRGVDVDFDPGVVTALVGRSGSGKSTLMHLLATLDRPDKGEVYFRGQRIDDAPRARRDAFRNQDIGIIFQFYHLLPELSALENVLAPTMISCSVWNYFTHRKEVRLRAEAMLDRVGLLHRAKHKPSEMSGGEMQRTAIARALMTDPSLLLADEPTGNLDTETGRDILKLLSQLNQDDGLTIVMITHDDSIAAGADICHRMKDGMLESAGEFANSSEPIRTSSPALSAA, from the coding sequence ATGAACCAGTCATCCGTCCTGTCCGCCCGCAGTATTTACAAGAGTTACCATAAAGACAAGATCGAAGTCCCCGTGCTTCGCGGCGTCGACGTCGACTTTGATCCCGGCGTGGTGACCGCATTGGTGGGACGAAGCGGCAGCGGTAAAAGCACGCTGATGCACTTACTGGCTACGCTGGATCGTCCCGATAAGGGCGAAGTCTATTTTCGTGGTCAGCGGATCGATGACGCCCCGCGAGCCCGTCGCGATGCTTTTCGCAACCAAGACATCGGAATCATTTTTCAGTTCTATCACCTGTTGCCCGAGTTATCGGCGCTGGAAAACGTGCTGGCGCCGACCATGATCAGCTGCAGTGTGTGGAACTACTTCACGCACCGCAAAGAAGTCCGCCTGCGAGCCGAAGCGATGCTCGATCGCGTCGGACTGCTGCACCGGGCGAAGCACAAGCCGTCGGAAATGAGCGGTGGTGAAATGCAACGAACGGCGATCGCCCGCGCATTGATGACAGACCCGTCGCTGCTGTTGGCTGACGAACCGACAGGCAACTTGGACACGGAAACCGGGCGAGACATTCTGAAACTGTTGTCACAGTTGAACCAGGACGATGGTTTGACGATCGTCATGATCACTCACGACGACTCGATCGCAGCCGGTGCCGACATATGCCACCGGATGAAGGACGGCATGCTGGAATCGGCTGGCGAATTCGCGAACAGCTCAGAGCCAATCCGAACGTCGTCGCCGGCACTTTCCGCGGCCTAG
- a CDS encoding PcfJ domain-containing protein has protein sequence MRTFDCIDLSRSVMGKRTKSSQAPQPSDKLLGHLASLGIPSIDEYRSWCAENGFGLGLNKPKQMLARERNYRRDAAIRERSLRVKRPSNKETMFAIALGRIKPSEVAGIAYRGMDEVVRTFGGGKGLTVLIEHLFAVRSKIVGESEQATRLVDGGATLIETLVMVAASQSDWLRPLADWRPRTHNAKRQMQSLLRHLFDRFGEVPLFMDHAWAITRDASGKPLAEGIRYRRCYVDMGRGRSRRKLDFPIALTNSMASYFRQAPSTLSIPQALRWSQVMGISSNSALAAEVMVSRLGDGFEHEEFWLTVLHWLSSQPMLDPVHVGPIIDYVHNRRFVPVHTFDDRNGMLSMTLAEPNLTMKGRTATSMLRQVDAWHRSLANSNRYQIASWKSSAIGGFEMTEGSIAGENLKIWTIRELLSSKSLTIEGRKLGHCVATYARSCSNGATSIWTMEVETFTGIEKRVTIEVRPATRQVVQVRGRHNRRMTEQEGGIIRRWCVQAGLTISKYAG, from the coding sequence ATGCGAACCTTCGACTGCATCGATTTGTCTCGATCAGTCATGGGCAAACGAACCAAATCATCGCAGGCACCCCAGCCATCCGACAAATTGCTCGGGCATCTTGCCAGTCTCGGCATCCCGTCGATCGACGAATACCGAAGCTGGTGCGCCGAGAACGGCTTTGGTTTGGGACTGAACAAACCCAAGCAGATGCTCGCCCGCGAACGCAATTATCGACGCGATGCGGCGATTCGTGAACGCTCGCTGCGCGTGAAGCGGCCGTCGAACAAGGAAACGATGTTCGCCATCGCGTTGGGACGAATCAAGCCGAGCGAGGTTGCCGGAATCGCCTATCGCGGAATGGACGAAGTCGTGCGAACCTTTGGCGGCGGTAAGGGGCTGACGGTACTGATCGAGCACCTATTTGCCGTTCGTTCGAAGATCGTTGGTGAATCCGAACAGGCGACCCGCTTGGTCGACGGCGGTGCCACGCTGATCGAAACGTTGGTGATGGTGGCTGCATCGCAATCGGACTGGCTGCGACCACTCGCCGATTGGCGGCCACGGACCCACAACGCAAAGCGGCAAATGCAGTCGCTGTTGCGACACCTGTTTGATCGTTTCGGCGAAGTGCCGTTGTTCATGGATCATGCCTGGGCGATCACGCGAGACGCTTCGGGCAAGCCGCTGGCGGAGGGAATACGATACCGCCGATGCTATGTCGATATGGGACGCGGCCGAAGTCGACGTAAGCTCGATTTTCCCATAGCCTTGACGAACTCGATGGCATCATATTTTCGCCAGGCACCGTCCACGCTTTCGATTCCTCAGGCGCTGCGTTGGTCACAAGTGATGGGTATCAGCAGCAATTCGGCGTTGGCAGCCGAAGTGATGGTTTCCCGATTGGGTGACGGGTTCGAGCACGAAGAATTTTGGCTCACGGTGCTGCACTGGTTGTCTAGCCAGCCGATGCTGGATCCCGTTCACGTTGGCCCGATCATCGACTACGTCCACAACCGACGCTTCGTTCCGGTGCATACGTTTGATGATCGCAATGGCATGCTAAGCATGACGCTGGCCGAACCCAACCTGACCATGAAAGGTCGCACGGCGACATCGATGCTGCGCCAAGTGGATGCTTGGCACCGATCGCTGGCCAACAGCAATCGATACCAAATCGCGAGCTGGAAATCGTCAGCGATCGGCGGTTTTGAAATGACCGAAGGATCGATAGCGGGCGAGAACTTGAAGATTTGGACGATCCGCGAACTTCTGAGCTCGAAATCACTCACGATCGAAGGACGTAAACTGGGGCATTGTGTCGCGACGTACGCGCGAAGCTGTTCCAACGGCGCGACATCGATCTGGACGATGGAAGTCGAGACGTTCACCGGCATCGAAAAGCGGGTGACGATCGAAGTCCGACCGGCGACTCGACAGGTTGTCCAAGTGCGCGGTCGACACAACCGCCGAATGACGGAACAAGAAGGCGGCATCATCCGCCGATGGTGCGTCCAAGCCGGGCTGACGATCAGCAAGTATGCGGGGTGA
- a CDS encoding ABC transporter permease: MKKILGILGLLIFICVMTALMSDRFLTQYNIENLLRRSALFGILSIGAAFVIITAGIDLSIGSMVCLVGCLLPWMLVDQGFSVPVTLAIVAALSIGIGILHGTLITKLKLQPFVVTLCGLLFYRGLTRGIVQDQTQGFKGDYQSLRWLSQGQISLPGTDFGIPMPCVILLVIAVLAILLLNFTVYGRYMLALGRNETATRLSGINTDRITVLAYVICAGLSGLGGMLFVLDVGSAQPVDFGNFYELYAIAGAVLGGCSLRGGEGTIIGVVIGAAVMQVLKNTITLVDWIPTNIEYAVIGAVILGGVVADEAVKRYAAKRAAAGRAT, translated from the coding sequence ATGAAAAAAATACTCGGCATCCTCGGGCTTCTGATCTTCATCTGTGTGATGACGGCGCTGATGAGCGATCGGTTTTTGACCCAGTACAACATCGAGAATCTGCTCCGACGCAGCGCTCTGTTCGGTATTTTGTCGATCGGTGCGGCGTTCGTCATCATCACCGCGGGAATCGACCTTTCAATCGGGTCGATGGTCTGTTTGGTCGGTTGCCTGTTGCCGTGGATGTTGGTCGACCAAGGATTTTCGGTTCCCGTGACATTGGCGATCGTGGCGGCGCTATCGATTGGCATTGGGATACTGCATGGCACGCTGATCACCAAGCTAAAGCTGCAGCCGTTTGTGGTGACTTTGTGCGGCTTGCTGTTCTATCGCGGACTGACCCGTGGGATCGTCCAGGATCAAACCCAAGGATTCAAAGGCGACTATCAATCCCTGCGATGGTTGTCGCAGGGTCAAATCAGCTTGCCGGGGACCGATTTTGGCATCCCGATGCCGTGCGTGATTTTGTTGGTGATCGCGGTGCTGGCGATTCTGCTTTTGAACTTCACGGTCTACGGTCGCTACATGCTGGCGCTGGGACGCAACGAAACGGCGACGCGGCTAAGCGGCATCAATACCGATCGCATCACGGTGTTAGCCTACGTGATTTGTGCGGGGCTTAGCGGTTTGGGGGGGATGTTGTTTGTGCTCGACGTGGGCAGCGCTCAGCCAGTCGACTTTGGGAACTTTTACGAACTCTATGCGATCGCCGGCGCGGTTCTGGGTGGCTGTTCGCTTCGCGGCGGCGAGGGAACGATCATCGGTGTGGTGATTGGCGCGGCGGTGATGCAGGTCCTGAAGAATACGATCACCCTGGTCGATTGGATTCCCACCAACATTGAATACGCCGTCATCGGCGCCGTGATTCTGGGCGGCGTGGTTGCGGATGAAGCCGTCAAACGCTATGCAGCCAAACGGGCGGCGGCGGGCCGAGCAACCTAG
- a CDS encoding sugar ABC transporter ATP-binding protein, producing the protein MTGPSETRLEVRNITKRFAGVTALADVSLDFRPGEVHAVIGENGAGKSTMMKILAGVQPPDEGQVLVDGQPVVIDSVETALDQGIALIHQELNLADNLDVGANIFLGREPTRFGLIDFRRIENESRKFLSMVGLEIEPRTLVRDLTIGLQQLVEIAKALSVDAGVLIMDEPTSSLSQHEAEALFKVIENLRGRGVTVIYISHRLREIQRLADRVSVLRDGQNAGGLQRDEINHDAMVSRMVGRDISQFYARTEHPIGTPVLRVNGLRTLMWPKHSSSFEIRAGEMVGLAGLVGAGRTETLRAIFGVDRPVAGTVSVDGVTVAPMNCRGAIDAGMALVPEDRKTEGLILESGIRTNVGLPGLARHQGFGGWMNRHQERVDSDKMIAEMNIKAANDRLAVQFLSGGNQQKVVIGKWLSMNPKVLLMDEPTRGVDIGAKQEIYRLMEELAQRGVAILFVSSEMEEVMSMSDRMLVMHEGRITGELTRDRFDEETIMQLATGSNS; encoded by the coding sequence GTGACCGGTCCATCGGAAACGCGGCTCGAAGTCCGAAACATCACCAAGCGTTTCGCCGGAGTGACGGCGCTGGCGGATGTGTCGCTCGATTTTCGTCCGGGTGAAGTTCACGCGGTCATCGGCGAAAACGGTGCTGGCAAAAGCACGATGATGAAAATTTTGGCCGGTGTGCAACCACCCGACGAGGGCCAGGTTTTGGTCGACGGACAACCGGTCGTCATCGATTCGGTCGAAACGGCGTTGGACCAGGGCATCGCGCTGATCCACCAAGAATTGAACCTGGCCGACAATCTGGACGTCGGCGCCAATATCTTCCTCGGCCGCGAACCGACTCGCTTCGGACTGATCGATTTTCGACGGATCGAGAACGAGTCTCGCAAATTCTTGTCGATGGTGGGGCTAGAGATCGAGCCGCGCACCTTGGTCCGCGATCTGACGATCGGGTTGCAACAATTGGTCGAGATCGCCAAAGCGTTGTCCGTCGACGCTGGCGTGTTGATCATGGACGAACCGACCAGCAGTCTGTCCCAGCACGAAGCCGAGGCTCTCTTCAAAGTCATCGAAAATCTGCGCGGTCGCGGCGTGACGGTCATCTACATTTCGCACCGCTTGCGAGAGATTCAGCGTCTGGCGGATCGAGTCAGCGTGCTTCGTGACGGCCAAAACGCCGGCGGACTCCAACGCGACGAAATCAATCATGATGCGATGGTATCGCGGATGGTCGGTCGTGATATTTCTCAGTTCTATGCTCGAACCGAGCACCCGATCGGGACCCCCGTGCTTCGCGTCAACGGTTTGCGAACACTCATGTGGCCCAAGCATTCGTCAAGCTTCGAAATTCGCGCCGGCGAGATGGTCGGTTTGGCGGGCCTGGTCGGTGCCGGACGAACGGAAACGCTGCGTGCGATCTTTGGTGTGGACCGCCCGGTCGCGGGTACGGTTTCGGTGGATGGAGTGACGGTTGCGCCGATGAATTGTCGCGGTGCGATCGATGCGGGGATGGCGCTGGTGCCCGAGGATCGAAAGACGGAAGGCTTGATTTTGGAATCAGGCATCCGAACCAACGTCGGTTTACCGGGACTGGCACGCCACCAAGGTTTCGGCGGATGGATGAACCGGCATCAAGAACGCGTTGATTCGGACAAGATGATTGCGGAAATGAACATCAAAGCGGCCAACGATCGATTGGCGGTTCAGTTTCTGTCGGGCGGGAATCAACAGAAGGTCGTGATCGGCAAATGGTTGTCGATGAATCCGAAAGTGCTATTGATGGACGAACCGACTCGCGGTGTCGACATCGGCGCCAAGCAAGAAATTTATCGGTTAATGGAAGAGTTGGCTCAGCGTGGTGTGGCGATCCTGTTCGTCAGCAGTGAAATGGAAGAAGTGATGTCGATGTCCGACCGCATGTTGGTGATGCACGAAGGCCGCATCACCGGCGAACTGACTCGCGACCGATTCGACGAAGAAACGATCATGCAATTGGCGACTGGCAGCAACTCATGA
- a CDS encoding sugar-binding protein: protein MKRFLAVCAIAFSATLFGFAGCSSSSTDSKPGTAGVTADRPSVAYVTNGVASFWVIAESGVRQAGEEFGADVDVLMPAEGIGDQKRMIEDLITKGTDGIAISPIDPDNQTELINEAAKYSHVITHDSDAPASNRECYIGMDNYLAGRMCGQLIAEALPDGGKVAIFVGRLEQDNARRRRQGVIDEILGRSEDSSRFDPPDAEIKEGKWHLVGTFTDQFDRAQGKANAEDAMSRHSDLVCMVGLFAYNPPLMLEALGQAGKLGKIKVIAFDEADETLKGIVDGHVHGTIVQNPFEYGRQSVRVLAGLTQGKSLAELEIPENGFLNIPARQIRRDNVDEYWAELKKNLGEE, encoded by the coding sequence ATGAAACGATTCCTGGCCGTTTGCGCAATCGCATTCTCCGCGACCTTGTTCGGCTTTGCCGGTTGTAGCTCTTCGTCAACGGATTCGAAGCCGGGAACCGCGGGCGTGACGGCGGATCGTCCGTCGGTGGCATACGTCACCAATGGTGTCGCGTCTTTCTGGGTCATTGCCGAATCGGGTGTCCGCCAAGCCGGTGAAGAGTTCGGCGCCGATGTGGATGTGTTGATGCCGGCCGAAGGCATTGGTGACCAAAAGCGAATGATCGAAGATTTGATCACCAAGGGCACCGATGGGATCGCGATCAGTCCCATCGATCCGGACAACCAAACCGAACTGATCAACGAAGCGGCGAAGTACTCACACGTCATCACCCACGACAGCGATGCGCCCGCATCCAATCGCGAATGTTACATCGGGATGGACAACTATTTGGCAGGTCGCATGTGTGGACAACTGATTGCCGAAGCGTTGCCCGACGGCGGCAAGGTAGCAATCTTTGTTGGTCGGCTTGAACAAGACAACGCGCGTCGTCGTCGCCAAGGCGTGATCGACGAAATTCTGGGACGCAGCGAGGACTCGTCGCGTTTTGATCCTCCGGACGCCGAAATTAAAGAAGGCAAATGGCACCTGGTCGGCACGTTCACCGACCAATTCGACCGCGCCCAAGGCAAAGCGAACGCCGAAGATGCGATGTCTCGGCACAGCGATCTGGTCTGCATGGTGGGACTGTTTGCCTATAACCCGCCGCTGATGTTGGAAGCGCTTGGACAAGCCGGCAAATTGGGAAAGATCAAGGTCATCGCCTTCGACGAGGCCGACGAAACTCTGAAAGGGATCGTCGACGGCCACGTGCACGGAACCATTGTGCAAAATCCCTTCGAGTACGGTCGTCAATCGGTCCGGGTGCTGGCGGGACTGACCCAAGGCAAGTCGTTGGCCGAGTTGGAAATTCCCGAGAACGGATTCTTGAACATTCCCGCACGTCAAATTCGACGTGACAACGTGGACGAGTATTGGGCCGAGTTGAAAAAGAACCTGGGTGAAGAGTGA
- a CDS encoding DEAD/DEAH box helicase, with translation MNVPKSPSDASFDDLDLSPVMRRALEKAGFETPSPIQTALIPLALDGLDVIGQARTGTGKTAAFAIPILEQLDPLEECRDPQAIIVVPTRELADQVGREAQRLAWGEPTEIAVLAGGKNITGQLRQLENGVQIVVGTPGRLHDHLQRKSLRTDKVWCVVLDEADRMLDIGFRPQIERILRKCPRDRQTLLLSATLPPTVRRLAESYMVDPEVIDCCKDEMSVETIEQRYFTVAQNKKGELLERLLQRENPEQAIVFCRTKRGTDRLYRQLARSFDNCGSMHGDMQQRERDRVLQSLRDRKLKVLVATDVVGRGIDISTISHIINYDVPQDCDDYVHRVGRTGRMGRDGVAYTFVVPGEGDVLTSIEQRINKELKRDSMDGFETVEVPVEVVQKVEEKPLRKVLNPMHRKVTRRR, from the coding sequence ATGAACGTACCTAAATCTCCGTCCGACGCCTCCTTTGATGACCTCGATCTCTCGCCCGTGATGCGTCGGGCGTTGGAAAAAGCGGGTTTTGAAACCCCTTCCCCCATCCAAACTGCTCTGATTCCGTTAGCGCTCGATGGCCTCGACGTCATTGGCCAAGCTCGAACCGGAACGGGAAAAACGGCCGCTTTCGCGATTCCGATCTTGGAACAACTCGATCCGCTGGAAGAATGCCGCGACCCGCAAGCGATCATTGTCGTGCCCACGCGTGAGCTTGCCGACCAAGTGGGCCGTGAAGCCCAACGATTGGCTTGGGGCGAACCCACTGAGATCGCGGTGTTAGCCGGAGGGAAAAATATTACGGGCCAACTTCGCCAGCTCGAAAACGGCGTTCAAATCGTCGTGGGAACGCCGGGCCGACTGCACGATCACTTGCAACGAAAATCGCTGCGGACCGACAAGGTTTGGTGTGTCGTCTTGGACGAGGCCGACCGGATGCTGGACATCGGCTTTCGGCCTCAAATCGAACGGATCCTGCGGAAATGTCCGCGAGACCGGCAAACGCTGTTGTTGTCGGCAACTTTGCCACCGACCGTTCGCCGTCTTGCCGAATCGTACATGGTCGATCCAGAAGTGATCGATTGCTGTAAAGACGAAATGTCCGTCGAAACGATTGAGCAGCGTTACTTCACCGTTGCCCAAAACAAGAAGGGCGAACTGCTGGAACGATTGCTCCAGCGTGAAAATCCCGAGCAGGCGATCGTGTTCTGTCGTACCAAACGAGGCACAGACCGTTTGTACCGACAACTGGCTCGCTCGTTTGACAATTGCGGATCCATGCACGGGGACATGCAACAACGCGAACGTGACCGCGTGCTACAGAGCCTTCGTGATCGCAAGCTGAAGGTCCTGGTCGCGACCGATGTGGTCGGCCGGGGAATCGACATCAGCACGATCTCGCACATCATCAACTATGACGTGCCCCAAGATTGTGACGACTACGTTCACCGTGTCGGTCGAACCGGACGCATGGGCCGCGACGGAGTGGCGTACACGTTCGTGGTCCCGGGCGAAGGCGATGTGTTGACCAGTATCGAGCAGCGTATCAACAAAGAACTCAAACGGGATTCGATGGACGGTTTTGAAACGGTCGAAGTGCCCGTCGAAGTCGTGCAAAAGGTCGAAGAAAAGCCATTGCGAAAAGTGCTCAACCCGATGCACCGCAAAGTCACCCGCCGTCGCTAA